A section of the Halostella salina genome encodes:
- a CDS encoding sensor histidine kinase, whose product MKLRTKSALLLLAIVVVLGAVNVGALLFYQNQLVQQERANVEGAAGDAAGSIDEQIESRKDEVQLFAAKHPNPARLNESDAFLERTFDTSRFWAAHVVDADGTVVSVFGPYTEENRSALLGSNVSDERYIRIAQRTGAPAASQPESVPTRNAPSISFAAPVRNDEMEIVGVVVARLVVNDRTLFGMLPALQNQGQQAVEVSDGEGHTLVSPLYEFDRTVGASATVEDLGWTVTVTRNQGPLNRTLRELALIQGLGLLVIVGSVVGFGAWQYRANLRQTERLLDGFDRIRDGEYSYRLDMASAEEWEQISDGFNHLARGLAAREAELREREQRLGVLNRVLRHNLRNEMTVILNYAELLRETADDGRTEQAAATIVETGRDLTDLSEKARQIEEALDDEALGLEDQEVVGIVEGIVADLREEYPDAEINLSAPETQQVAAVESLWIAVRNVCENALEHTDADEPRVDVTVETEERDGETRVRVTVADNGPGIPDQEKNVLVEGEETSLQHGSGLGLWLVYWVVDKSRGTLVFDENDPRGSVVTLDLPASKPDDYSPSAPTVTADDGATVVGDD is encoded by the coding sequence ATGAAGCTACGCACCAAGTCGGCGCTGCTCTTGCTTGCGATCGTCGTCGTGCTCGGGGCGGTCAACGTCGGCGCACTGCTGTTCTACCAGAACCAGCTCGTCCAGCAGGAGCGGGCGAACGTCGAGGGGGCAGCCGGCGACGCCGCCGGCTCCATCGACGAGCAGATAGAGAGCCGCAAGGACGAGGTCCAGCTGTTCGCCGCGAAGCATCCGAATCCCGCCCGGCTCAACGAGTCCGACGCGTTCCTCGAACGCACGTTCGACACCAGCCGGTTCTGGGCGGCCCACGTCGTTGACGCCGACGGTACCGTGGTGTCGGTGTTCGGGCCGTACACCGAGGAGAACCGGTCGGCGCTGCTCGGGTCGAACGTCTCGGACGAGCGGTACATCAGGATCGCCCAGCGGACGGGCGCGCCGGCGGCCTCACAGCCCGAATCGGTGCCGACGCGGAACGCGCCGTCGATATCCTTCGCCGCCCCGGTCCGCAACGACGAGATGGAGATCGTCGGCGTCGTGGTCGCCCGGCTGGTCGTCAACGACCGGACGCTGTTCGGCATGTTGCCGGCGCTGCAGAACCAGGGCCAGCAGGCGGTCGAAGTCTCCGACGGCGAGGGGCACACTCTCGTGTCGCCGCTGTACGAGTTCGACCGGACGGTCGGCGCGTCCGCGACCGTCGAGGACCTCGGATGGACGGTGACGGTGACGCGCAACCAGGGGCCGCTCAACCGCACGCTCCGGGAACTCGCGCTCATCCAGGGACTCGGCCTGCTCGTCATCGTCGGCTCCGTCGTCGGCTTCGGTGCCTGGCAGTACCGCGCGAACCTCCGGCAGACGGAGCGGCTGCTGGACGGGTTCGACCGCATCCGCGACGGCGAGTACAGCTACCGGCTCGACATGGCGTCGGCCGAGGAGTGGGAACAGATAAGCGACGGGTTCAACCACCTCGCGCGGGGGCTGGCGGCCCGGGAGGCGGAACTCCGCGAGCGCGAGCAGCGCCTCGGCGTGCTCAACCGCGTGTTGCGTCACAACCTCCGCAACGAGATGACGGTCATCCTCAACTACGCGGAGCTGCTCCGGGAGACCGCCGACGACGGGCGCACGGAGCAGGCCGCCGCCACGATCGTCGAGACGGGCCGGGACCTGACCGACCTGAGCGAGAAGGCCAGACAGATCGAGGAGGCGCTCGACGACGAGGCGCTCGGACTCGAGGACCAGGAGGTGGTCGGGATCGTCGAAGGGATCGTCGCGGACCTCCGCGAGGAGTACCCCGACGCCGAAATCAATCTGTCGGCCCCCGAAACGCAGCAGGTCGCCGCCGTCGAGTCGCTGTGGATCGCGGTCCGGAACGTCTGTGAGAACGCGCTCGAACACACCGACGCCGACGAGCCACGCGTCGACGTGACGGTCGAGACCGAGGAGCGCGACGGCGAGACCCGCGTCCGCGTCACCGTCGCCGACAACGGCCCGGGGATCCCCGACCAGGAGAAGAACGTCCTCGTCGAGGGGGAGGAGACCTCGCTCCAGCACGGCAGCGGCCTCGGCCTGTGGCTGGTCTACTGGGTCGTCGACAAGTCCCGCGGCACCCTCGTCTTCGACGAGAACGACCCCCGCGGCTCGGTCGTCACGCTCGACCTCCCCGCGAGCAAACCCGACGACTACTCCCCGTCGGCTCCGACAGTCACGGCCGACGACGGCGCGACGGTCGTCGGCGACGACTGA
- a CDS encoding choice-of-anchor D domain-containing protein, with product MNRETRQPVASDGARFGFERTTVTAVVLVVLMVGAALAPPAVASGATTVGEGNSTPAAESVEAAATANVSGTVVGPDGTPLSGDGVSFFAEPNDTAFDQTTDTGEYSVSVTAGTTYEVQYYQTNGSGGLFPQDGVADVYAVENRSYTDGAVQNVSVPTGHQLDITVEDEAGNPIEGVNVDVIHRRNGATAGSPGTTDANGVWTPENATTPGIEVNGTVQVVGGLRSDAYETNGRELTVDADRSVTLTLSERTTDTVTLEGSVSYPDGSAAANDSLLLFNRTADDYRQATTDATGDFATSVLPNTTYRVAYWQAPVWQDPIAAFPRDGVADFAALGTVDSGTGTTAQFTVPAGNVLNATVEDVNGAALEGASVAVDTSVAGEPMGIYAYRQDRGLPTNADGRMTHPPNARPGLELSGATELRVDGPNASYGEDRAVLDVTGDTAETLTLDRRVAVNGTVTYPNGTAAANVTVWFVNGTAGEDFAATTDGNGAYSARVKPGVTYRIAYRQRSRGPDGGSTYPRDGVADIAGAGEITVTEDTVRDITVPTGDVLAVAVKDDAGNPIEGASVTVVETRGTPAVAQGTTDGDGVWTPEHGSQAGVEVDGEVEVFVEPPGGSNYLSNATTVTVDGPTEAAVTLDQGNQVSGQVTYPNGTGAANVTLALTTPEDRRWTTTNATGGYSVTARSGVTYEVKYWQGIVNPDPSVTTAFPRDGVADFAALGTVTTASDTTRDFSVPAGNVLDVTVENETGAPIEDARVKLVHEQLPQVSFNSYDAASEALVSFYEYRTEVGPTTDSQGRMTHVPNGQPGIEVANTGPIYATVSPPPGTDYVENRTSFAGVDSPTDVTVTLEQPTNITGSVVDANGDPVTDGTVFASQGPDAPNYEVQLDDSGAFNLSGVEPGTYAVGLVQDETIGVEKDGVPDLFFFGAFDASGSVTDLGEQPVPAASVVNVTVTDDAGEPVPGATVVVGHTSTDGVGDGIPIPANENGVLRAPNASTPGVELAGNVTVGATRPSNSTAYAPERKVVNTTLDGPRDFAFTVNRTAVSPRAVSFPETDIGNTTTETVTVTNNGDESLAVTDTVVESPAYTVVEGGGNFVLEPGQSRSVTVAFSPETTGTAEGALVFANPEPSNGEPLTVPLSGSGAGYTVTGALEANDSSPVANGTVILSGPDVPTYTTQLNDTGGYAVTDVEPGTYAASLLQNGTMGSPDGVPDFYITGPYYVSTDNTDLGTQSLPQAHVVDVTVEDEGGAPVENALVAVAHTPDSGIGDGIPFQTDANGTLEPFTLSDDFELNNVTLADAEPGNGIELAGNVTLGAEPPLNSTAYTPAPDLVSDTITGPASYTLTLNRTAVTPREVTFENTPTDDRVTETVTITNDGVAPLSVNDTVIEGSSAYTVVEGGAFTLEPGESRTVTVGFDPAETGTLNGTLVFENPEPSFGPALTVPLSRNGTVPTVNATGTLLDADGDPVTNGTVILAGPDVPTYTTQLNDNGEFTVDDVEEGTYAVSLLQNGTIGSPDGVPDFYITGPFNLTGDTDEVGVQQLPQAHVVDVTVADDTGAPVENALVAVAHTPDSGIGDGIPFQTDANGTLQPFTLTDDFDLPGVSLADAEPGNGIELAGNVTLGAEPPLNSTTYAPAADVVNDTVTGPSNYTLTLNRTPVSPGEVTFPGTATDSTATETVTVTNDGVVPLAVDGTTIEGSSAYTIVDGGEFTIEPGESRTVTVEFAPASTGTAEGTLVFENVDPSFGPPLTVALTGDGEQESGGGGGGVGGGGDDSADDDTDEPTDTTDEPTDDDTADDGNVTDDGNTTDGNTTDTNETDTGTPSISADQSSVDFGTTTVGNATAASVTVTNTGNATGTVTSVGTGGDAAFVTSAGSRTLDPGGSTSVRVRFDPSAPGTFDGQLVVNTDGPGGDTVGLTGTAEGVPAVAVEPTSIEFGNVRTGTEVRATVVVRNTGTGPLSVSETAEGDSGAFTLAEGTPDTLAASESARATVAFSADDAGEYDGAVAFDTNDTDRGTVSVSATATAVESDLGVEPGSLSFNDTVVGNATTLSVTVSNTGNASANLTGVDVAGDDGDAFAVVSGGGSGSLSAGESRTVTVEFAPGATGAKTAQLGIGTATGEDLNVPLSGTATRPELRVSRSSVDFGNVTLDERVTTTVTLSNRGSEPLRVGSAAVVGADPGSFGLVEPAAPLTLEPGEQRTATIEFQPTTPGSKSAILKLRTNDPQQPVTSVWLSNTNTRVEINATQENDTSQVAIDVNNASANSSVAVNVSTPESRDDRASVDEINVSVEEGGDFSLNVTSDDDELDTTGEFTPNETNNTAPVGYVNVSHSVADENISQVSFTFRVSKDSVESRNVSAGDVTLHRKVDGEWTELDTTLVGETETHYRYRGVSPGLSDFVAAVNQPQFELVEAAVSISEVRVGEAAGVEVTIDNTGKADGAFTANLLLDDTVVDRKTVTVAASSRRVLVFQQEIDEAGTYTVEVNNVTAGRVNVTDPGSDGTDGDGDDSGGGSDTGDAGDGGDGGSSMPLDGFGALPALVALVALAFAAMRRRGGG from the coding sequence ATGAACAGGGAAACACGGCAACCGGTGGCTTCGGACGGGGCCCGGTTCGGGTTCGAACGCACCACGGTGACCGCAGTGGTGCTGGTGGTGCTGATGGTCGGGGCAGCGCTTGCGCCCCCGGCGGTCGCCTCCGGGGCAACCACAGTGGGCGAGGGGAACAGCACACCAGCAGCCGAGAGCGTCGAGGCGGCGGCGACCGCAAACGTCAGCGGGACCGTCGTCGGTCCCGACGGGACGCCGCTGTCCGGCGACGGCGTGTCCTTTTTCGCGGAGCCGAACGACACCGCGTTCGACCAGACCACGGATACGGGAGAGTACTCGGTGTCGGTGACTGCGGGGACCACCTACGAGGTGCAGTACTACCAGACCAACGGGTCGGGCGGTCTGTTCCCGCAGGACGGGGTTGCCGACGTGTACGCGGTCGAGAACAGGTCGTACACCGACGGTGCCGTCCAGAACGTCTCGGTCCCGACGGGCCATCAGCTGGATATCACCGTCGAGGACGAGGCCGGCAATCCGATCGAGGGCGTGAACGTGGACGTGATCCACCGCCGGAACGGCGCAACGGCGGGGTCCCCCGGGACCACGGACGCGAACGGCGTCTGGACGCCGGAGAACGCCACGACGCCCGGTATCGAGGTCAATGGAACCGTACAAGTGGTGGGAGGCCTCCGAAGCGACGCCTACGAGACGAACGGCAGGGAGTTGACCGTCGACGCCGACCGGAGCGTCACCCTGACGCTGTCCGAGCGCACGACCGACACCGTGACGCTCGAGGGGTCGGTGTCGTACCCCGACGGCTCGGCGGCGGCGAACGACTCGCTGTTGCTGTTCAACCGAACCGCCGACGATTACAGGCAAGCGACGACGGACGCGACCGGCGACTTCGCCACCTCGGTGCTGCCGAACACGACCTACCGCGTCGCGTACTGGCAGGCTCCGGTCTGGCAGGACCCGATAGCCGCGTTCCCGCGCGACGGCGTCGCCGACTTCGCGGCGCTCGGCACGGTCGACTCGGGCACCGGAACGACCGCGCAGTTCACCGTACCGGCCGGCAACGTCCTGAACGCCACCGTCGAAGACGTGAACGGTGCCGCCCTCGAGGGCGCGTCCGTCGCGGTGGATACGTCGGTCGCCGGCGAGCCGATGGGGATCTACGCGTACCGCCAGGACCGGGGCCTGCCGACGAACGCCGACGGCCGGATGACACATCCGCCGAACGCCCGACCGGGGCTGGAACTCAGCGGCGCGACCGAACTCCGCGTCGACGGGCCGAACGCGAGCTACGGCGAGGACAGGGCCGTCCTCGACGTCACCGGCGACACCGCGGAGACGCTCACGCTCGACAGGCGTGTGGCCGTCAACGGGACGGTGACGTACCCCAACGGCACGGCCGCGGCAAACGTCACGGTCTGGTTCGTCAACGGGACGGCCGGTGAGGACTTCGCCGCGACCACGGATGGAAACGGGGCGTACTCCGCCCGTGTAAAGCCCGGCGTGACCTACCGGATTGCGTACCGGCAGCGATCGAGGGGGCCGGACGGCGGTAGCACGTACCCGCGCGACGGCGTCGCCGACATCGCCGGCGCGGGCGAGATAACGGTGACCGAGGACACCGTCCGGGATATCACCGTCCCGACGGGGGACGTGCTGGCCGTGGCCGTCAAGGACGACGCCGGGAACCCGATCGAGGGCGCGAGCGTCACCGTCGTCGAGACCCGGGGGACCCCTGCAGTGGCGCAGGGGACCACCGACGGCGACGGCGTCTGGACTCCTGAACACGGGAGTCAGGCCGGGGTCGAGGTCGACGGCGAGGTCGAGGTGTTCGTCGAGCCACCCGGCGGGTCGAACTACCTGTCGAACGCGACGACCGTCACCGTCGACGGCCCCACCGAGGCGGCCGTCACGCTCGACCAGGGGAATCAGGTCAGCGGACAGGTCACCTATCCGAACGGCACGGGCGCGGCGAACGTCACGCTCGCGCTGACGACCCCCGAGGACCGGAGATGGACCACGACGAACGCGACCGGCGGGTACTCCGTCACCGCCCGGTCCGGCGTAACGTACGAGGTGAAATACTGGCAGGGGATAGTCAACCCCGACCCGAGCGTGACGACGGCGTTCCCGCGTGACGGCGTCGCCGACTTCGCCGCGCTGGGGACGGTGACGACGGCGAGCGACACGACGCGGGACTTCAGCGTCCCGGCCGGCAACGTTCTGGACGTCACGGTCGAGAACGAGACGGGCGCGCCGATCGAGGATGCTCGGGTGAAACTCGTCCACGAGCAATTGCCCCAGGTGTCGTTCAACAGCTACGACGCCGCCAGCGAGGCCCTGGTTTCGTTCTACGAGTACCGCACCGAGGTTGGACCGACGACGGACTCACAGGGGCGGATGACCCACGTTCCGAACGGGCAGCCGGGCATCGAGGTCGCCAACACGGGCCCAATCTACGCGACCGTGTCGCCCCCGCCGGGCACGGACTACGTCGAAAACCGGACTTCCTTCGCGGGGGTCGACTCCCCCACGGACGTCACGGTCACGCTTGAACAGCCAACGAACATCACGGGGTCGGTGGTCGACGCAAACGGCGACCCGGTGACGGACGGCACCGTGTTCGCCAGCCAGGGCCCCGACGCTCCGAACTACGAAGTCCAACTGGACGACAGCGGCGCGTTCAACCTGTCCGGGGTCGAACCCGGAACGTACGCTGTCGGCCTGGTCCAGGACGAGACGATCGGCGTCGAGAAAGACGGGGTCCCGGACCTGTTCTTCTTCGGGGCCTTCGACGCGAGCGGGAGCGTCACTGACCTCGGCGAGCAGCCGGTGCCGGCGGCGTCCGTCGTCAACGTCACCGTCACCGACGACGCCGGCGAACCGGTCCCCGGCGCGACCGTCGTCGTCGGCCACACGTCCACGGACGGCGTCGGCGACGGCATCCCGATCCCGGCGAACGAGAACGGCGTGTTGCGGGCACCGAACGCGAGCACACCGGGGGTCGAACTCGCCGGCAACGTCACCGTCGGCGCGACCCGGCCGTCCAACAGCACGGCCTACGCGCCCGAGCGGAAGGTCGTCAACACGACACTCGACGGCCCGCGTGACTTCGCGTTCACCGTCAACCGGACCGCCGTGTCGCCGCGGGCGGTGAGCTTCCCCGAGACGGACATCGGGAACACAACCACCGAGACGGTGACGGTCACGAACAACGGCGACGAGTCACTGGCCGTCACCGACACCGTCGTCGAGTCGCCGGCCTACACCGTCGTCGAGGGCGGCGGGAACTTCGTCCTCGAACCCGGGCAGAGCCGTAGCGTCACCGTCGCGTTCAGCCCGGAGACGACCGGGACGGCCGAAGGCGCGCTCGTCTTCGCCAACCCCGAGCCGTCGAACGGCGAGCCGCTGACCGTCCCGCTGTCCGGGAGCGGTGCGGGCTACACCGTCACCGGAGCGCTCGAAGCGAACGACAGCTCGCCCGTCGCGAACGGGACCGTCATCCTCTCCGGGCCCGACGTGCCGACCTACACGACCCAACTGAACGACACCGGCGGCTACGCAGTCACCGACGTTGAGCCGGGTACCTACGCGGCCAGCCTGCTCCAGAACGGCACCATGGGGAGCCCCGACGGCGTCCCAGACTTCTACATCACCGGACCGTACTACGTCAGCACCGACAACACCGACCTGGGGACCCAGTCGCTGCCGCAGGCCCACGTGGTCGACGTGACCGTCGAGGACGAGGGCGGCGCACCGGTCGAGAACGCGCTGGTCGCGGTCGCCCACACGCCCGACTCGGGCATCGGCGACGGCATCCCGTTCCAGACCGACGCGAACGGGACGCTGGAGCCATTTACCCTCAGCGACGACTTCGAACTCAACAACGTCACGCTGGCCGACGCCGAACCCGGCAACGGCATCGAACTCGCCGGCAACGTCACGCTCGGGGCCGAACCGCCGCTCAACAGCACCGCCTACACGCCCGCACCCGACCTGGTGAGCGACACCATCACCGGCCCGGCGAGCTACACGCTCACGCTCAACCGGACAGCCGTCACGCCGCGCGAGGTGACCTTCGAGAACACGCCGACCGACGACAGGGTAACGGAGACGGTCACGATCACGAACGACGGCGTCGCGCCGCTGTCGGTCAACGACACCGTCATCGAGGGATCGTCTGCGTACACCGTCGTCGAGGGCGGCGCGTTCACGCTGGAACCGGGCGAGAGTCGCACCGTCACCGTCGGCTTCGATCCGGCGGAGACCGGGACGCTCAACGGCACACTCGTCTTCGAAAACCCCGAACCGTCGTTCGGGCCGGCGCTGACGGTCCCGCTGTCCAGGAACGGCACCGTCCCCACCGTCAACGCCACCGGGACGCTGCTCGACGCCGACGGTGACCCCGTCACGAACGGGACCGTCATCCTCGCCGGGCCCGACGTGCCGACCTACACGACCCAACTGAACGACAACGGCGAGTTCACCGTCGACGACGTCGAGGAAGGCACCTACGCGGTGAGCCTGCTCCAGAACGGCACCATCGGAAGCCCTGACGGCGTCCCCGACTTCTACATCACCGGACCGTTCAATCTCACCGGCGATACCGATGAAGTCGGTGTCCAGCAGCTCCCGCAAGCCCACGTCGTCGACGTGACCGTCGCGGACGACACCGGCGCGCCGGTCGAGAACGCACTGGTCGCGGTCGCCCACACGCCCGACTCGGGCATCGGCGACGGCATCCCGTTCCAGACCGATGCGAACGGGACGCTCCAGCCGTTCACGCTCACCGACGATTTCGACCTACCGGGCGTCTCGCTGGCCGACGCCGAACCCGGCAACGGCATCGAACTCGCCGGCAACGTCACGCTCGGGGCCGAACCGCCGCTCAACAGCACCACCTACGCGCCCGCGGCGGACGTGGTGAACGACACCGTCACCGGGCCGTCGAACTACACGCTCACGCTCAACCGAACGCCCGTCTCGCCGGGCGAGGTCACCTTCCCCGGAACGGCGACCGACAGCACCGCGACGGAGACGGTGACGGTCACGAACGACGGCGTCGTTCCGCTGGCCGTCGACGGCACCACCATCGAGGGGTCGTCGGCGTACACCATCGTCGATGGCGGCGAGTTCACCATCGAACCCGGCGAGAGCCGCACCGTCACCGTCGAGTTCGCGCCCGCCTCGACCGGGACGGCCGAGGGCACGCTCGTCTTCGAGAACGTCGACCCGTCGTTCGGCCCGCCCCTGACCGTCGCCCTGACGGGTGACGGCGAGCAGGAAAGCGGTGGTGGCGGCGGTGGGGTCGGCGGTGGCGGCGACGACTCGGCTGATGACGACACCGACGAGCCGACTGACACCACCGACGAGCCGACCGACGACGACACGGCCGACGACGGCAACGTCACCGACGACGGCAACACCACGGACGGCAACACGACCGACACCAACGAAACCGACACGGGAACACCCTCGATCAGCGCCGACCAGTCGAGCGTCGACTTCGGCACCACGACGGTCGGCAACGCCACGGCCGCGAGCGTGACCGTCACCAACACCGGCAACGCGACCGGCACCGTCACCAGCGTCGGGACCGGTGGCGACGCCGCGTTCGTCACCAGCGCCGGGAGCCGGACGCTCGACCCCGGCGGGAGCACCAGCGTGCGGGTGCGGTTCGACCCGAGCGCGCCGGGAACGTTCGACGGCCAGCTGGTCGTCAACACCGACGGTCCCGGCGGGGATACGGTCGGACTGACCGGCACCGCCGAGGGCGTGCCGGCAGTCGCCGTCGAGCCGACGAGCATCGAGTTCGGCAACGTCCGCACCGGCACCGAGGTGCGAGCGACGGTCGTCGTTCGGAACACCGGCACCGGCCCGCTGTCGGTGTCGGAGACGGCCGAGGGCGACAGCGGGGCGTTCACCCTCGCCGAGGGCACCCCGGACACGCTCGCGGCGAGCGAGAGCGCCCGCGCGACGGTCGCGTTCAGCGCCGACGACGCCGGGGAGTACGACGGGGCCGTCGCGTTCGACACCAACGACACGGACCGCGGGACGGTGTCGGTGTCGGCGACTGCGACCGCCGTCGAGAGCGACCTCGGCGTCGAGCCGGGGTCGCTGTCGTTCAACGACACCGTCGTCGGGAACGCGACGACGCTGTCGGTCACCGTCTCGAACACCGGGAACGCCTCGGCCAACCTGACCGGCGTCGACGTGGCCGGCGACGACGGCGACGCGTTCGCCGTCGTCAGCGGCGGCGGGAGCGGGTCCCTCTCCGCGGGCGAGAGCCGCACCGTCACCGTCGAGTTCGCGCCCGGAGCGACCGGCGCGAAGACGGCCCAGCTCGGGATCGGCACGGCCACCGGCGAGGACCTGAACGTGCCGCTGTCCGGGACGGCGACGCGGCCGGAACTGCGCGTCAGCCGGAGTTCGGTCGACTTCGGCAACGTCACGCTCGACGAGCGCGTGACGACGACGGTGACGCTGTCTAACCGCGGCAGCGAGCCGCTCCGGGTCGGAAGCGCTGCGGTCGTCGGGGCCGACCCCGGCTCGTTCGGACTGGTGGAGCCGGCGGCACCCCTCACGCTCGAACCGGGCGAGCAGCGGACCGCAACCATCGAGTTCCAGCCGACCACCCCGGGGTCGAAGTCCGCCATTCTGAAGCTGCGGACCAACGACCCCCAGCAGCCGGTGACGAGCGTCTGGCTGTCGAACACGAACACCAGGGTCGAGATCAACGCCACCCAGGAGAACGACACCTCACAGGTCGCGATCGACGTGAACAACGCGAGCGCCAACAGCAGCGTCGCAGTGAACGTCTCGACGCCCGAATCCCGCGACGACAGAGCGAGCGTCGACGAGATCAACGTGAGCGTCGAAGAGGGCGGCGACTTCTCGCTGAACGTCACCAGCGACGACGACGAGCTCGACACGACCGGCGAGTTCACCCCGAACGAGACGAACAACACGGCACCGGTCGGCTACGTCAACGTCAGCCACAGCGTCGCGGATGAGAACATCTCACAGGTGTCCTTTACGTTCCGCGTCAGCAAGGACTCGGTCGAATCGCGCAACGTCAGCGCCGGGGACGTTACGTTGCATCGGAAGGTCGACGGCGAGTGGACCGAACTCGACACCACGCTGGTCGGCGAAACCGAGACGCATTACCGCTACCGCGGCGTCTCGCCGGGGCTGTCCGACTTCGTCGCGGCGGTCAACCAGCCGCAGTTCGAACTGGTCGAGGCCGCGGTGTCCATCTCCGAGGTCCGCGTCGGCGAGGCGGCCGGCGTCGAGGTGACCATCGACAACACCGGGAAGGCCGACGGCGCGTTCACGGCGAACCTGCTGCTCGACGACACGGTCGTCGACCGCAAGACGGTGACCGTCGCCGCCAGCAGCAGGCGGGTGCTGGTGTTCCAGCAGGAGATCGACGAGGCCGGCACCTACACCGTCGAGGTCAACAACGTCACCGCGGGCCGGGTCAACGTGACCGATCCCGGCTCCGATGGGACGGACGGTGACGGCGACGACAGCGGCGGCGGCAGCGACACCGGCGACGCAGGTGACGGCGGCGACGGCGGGTCGTCGATGCCGCTCGACGGCTTCGGCGCGCTGCCCGCACTGGTCGCGCTGGTCGCGCTCGCGTTCGCCGCGATGCGGCGGCGCGGCGGCGGCTGA
- a CDS encoding sensor histidine kinase, with translation MRSGASGHGVLSCHEGVVRCDGGEPTDALFDALPDPALTYAVRDGAPTVTAANPAYRERFADVSPGETLPERLAADLDASPDGTPVGEDDPVGAVTDAAAAGESDRTVVTVDHGGTARDYVLRTVPTDATGGYVVLTEVTELRDRIRDLTAERDRLDEFASVVSHDLRNPLEVANVRLDAAERTGESVHFRKVERAHDRMERIVEDVLTLARQGQVIDDVEPVDLASVARDAWNSVATDEATLSLRTDSTVDADPERLQELLENLFRNAVVHVGDDVTVRVGDTNGGFYVADDGPGIADETRESVFEPGVSSRREGTGLGLSIVERIADAHGWTVSLADGGSSLGGARFEFDGVG, from the coding sequence ATGCGATCCGGCGCGTCCGGGCACGGCGTGCTGTCGTGTCACGAGGGGGTCGTCAGATGCGACGGCGGGGAGCCGACGGACGCGCTGTTCGATGCGCTGCCCGACCCCGCTCTGACCTACGCGGTCCGTGATGGGGCCCCGACCGTGACCGCGGCCAACCCGGCCTACCGCGAGCGGTTCGCCGACGTGTCGCCCGGGGAGACTCTTCCCGAGCGGCTGGCGGCCGACCTCGACGCGTCGCCCGACGGGACGCCGGTCGGCGAGGACGACCCGGTGGGGGCAGTGACGGACGCGGCGGCCGCCGGCGAGTCCGACCGGACGGTCGTCACCGTGGACCACGGCGGCACCGCCCGGGACTACGTGCTCCGGACGGTTCCGACCGACGCGACGGGCGGCTACGTCGTGCTGACGGAGGTCACCGAACTGCGCGACCGGATCCGGGACCTGACCGCCGAGCGCGACCGTCTCGACGAGTTCGCCTCGGTCGTCAGCCACGACCTGCGCAACCCGCTCGAAGTGGCGAACGTTCGGCTCGACGCCGCCGAGCGGACGGGCGAGTCGGTCCACTTCCGCAAGGTCGAGCGCGCTCACGACCGGATGGAGCGCATCGTCGAGGACGTGCTGACGCTGGCCCGGCAGGGGCAGGTCATCGACGACGTCGAGCCGGTCGACCTGGCTTCGGTCGCCCGGGACGCGTGGAACTCGGTCGCCACGGACGAGGCGACCCTCTCGCTGCGGACCGACAGCACGGTGGACGCCGACCCCGAACGGCTGCAGGAACTCCTCGAAAACCTGTTCCGCAACGCCGTCGTCCACGTCGGCGACGACGTGACGGTCAGGGTCGGCGACACGAACGGCGGGTTCTACGTCGCCGACGACGGGCCGGGGATAGCCGACGAGACGCGGGAGTCGGTGTTCGAGCCGGGGGTCTCGTCCCGCCGGGAGGGGACGGGTCTCGGACTCTCCATCGTCGAGCGCATCGCCGACGCGCACGGGTGGACGGTGTCGCTGGCCGACGGGGGAAGTTCGCTCGGGGGCGCTCGCTTCGAGTTCGACGGCGTCGGATAG
- a CDS encoding HalX domain-containing protein, with protein sequence MSGSESEPTVLVVDDEPDVADAYGMRLELEYDVETAYGGEAALDTVDETIDVLLLDRRMPEVSGDEVLDEVRAQDLGVRVIMVTAVTPDFDVLEMPFDDYLCKPVEQDALYDAIDQQLEAAEYQETVSEYFAITAKQSILEDGKSPAELERNDEYQELQARADELRDRMDDSLDEFDDLTFAFKDIDRV encoded by the coding sequence ATGTCAGGAAGCGAGTCCGAGCCGACGGTTCTCGTCGTCGACGACGAGCCGGATGTCGCCGACGCGTACGGCATGCGACTCGAGCTGGAGTACGACGTGGAAACGGCCTACGGGGGCGAGGCGGCGCTCGACACGGTCGACGAGACGATCGACGTGCTGCTGCTCGACCGGCGCATGCCGGAGGTGTCCGGCGACGAGGTGCTCGACGAGGTTCGCGCACAGGACCTCGGGGTCCGGGTGATCATGGTGACGGCCGTGACGCCCGACTTCGACGTGCTGGAGATGCCGTTCGACGACTACCTCTGCAAGCCCGTCGAGCAGGACGCGCTCTACGACGCCATCGACCAGCAACTGGAGGCCGCGGAGTACCAGGAGACCGTCTCGGAGTACTTCGCTATCACCGCCAAACAGAGCATTCTGGAGGACGGGAAGTCGCCGGCGGAGCTGGAGCGCAACGATGAGTACCAGGAGCTACAGGCCCGTGCCGACGAACTCCGCGACCGGATGGACGACTCGCTGGACGAGTTCGACGACCTGACGTTCGCGTTCAAGGACATCGACCGCGTCTGA